From the Toxoplasma gondii ME49 chromosome VIIa, whole genome shotgun sequence genome, one window contains:
- a CDS encoding hypothetical protein (encoded by transcript TGME49_203860) translates to MALNRSSPSPSVEGAVRHLMRALQQHEAAAEELKTQLDQHEAASSLLSHYLSPCFHVGPRDVAPGAPPSSPPSCSSPCSPIDSAAAAVSASPCPRIFIPLTTEALLPGCLLPSAAPPLLHLGGDYLATFRLGHASCSSTRALSSASASPPSAGRSQEAQTGKCRESSECGALGLLSRREALLREQEKVVDDKVKKLRAQLQIGQEERVRSGAGAAAFSGGPAVGKPGASSAASAGEEREQAGKKGQAHFTKDGFVEIVEEYTSDEEEPGKEEQRQRPVVAESVDSQELGSGESTAVRRLSLSPSPERGPGPAMSVSEGNEFDAYSRASVSLARSTEGAGRGGENRPTNAGHPVGSSPGGKPEPPLDAAAERSRRGSTSAGTEKLSPSPACPSTSSLSASGGGFGAERGDGEKARSACSWSPAVAERIVERSARDERGDAPEAGRLHAQVKNESSVKRGDDRSPGCSPRAENTKPEDAQPTKKVSLFKALRQHPQC, encoded by the exons ATGGCTCTCAACcggtcttctccctctccttctgtcgaGGGCGCGGTGAGACACCTCATGCGCGCGCTGCAGCAGCATGAAGCCGCTGCTGAGGAGCTGAAGACGCAACTTGACCAGCACGAG gccgcctcgtctctcctaTCTCACTACCTTTCTCCGTGCTTCCACGTTGGACCTCGCGATGTCGCCCCGGGTGCTCCACCCTCCTCTCCGCCGTCATGTTCTTCGCCCTGTTCTCCCATTGACTCAGCAGCCGCtgccgtctctgcgtctccctgtCCCCGCATTTTCATCCCTCTCACGACCGAGGCTCTGCTTCCAGGCTGCCTCCTGCCGTCGGCCGCCCCGCCGCTTCTGCATTTGGGCGGAGACTACCTCGCGACCTTCCGTCTAGGCCATGCGTCTTGCTCTTCCACGCGagcgctctcttctgcttctgcgtcacCTCCTTCAGCCGGGAGAAGCCAAGAGGCGCAGACGGGGAAGTGtagagagagcagcgagtgCGGGGCGTTGGGGCTCTTGAGCCGCCGAGAAGCGCTCTTGCGGGAACAGGAGAAAGTCGTGGACGACAAAGTCAAGAAGCTGCGCGCGCAGCTCCAGATTGGCCAAGAAGAGCGCGTGCGAAGCGGCGCAGGCGCAGCAGCGTTCTCGGGTGGACCTGCTGTCGGGAAGCCGGGAGCGAGTTCCGCGGCATccgcaggcgaagagcgcGAGCAGGCCGGAAAGAAAGGACAGGCTCACTTCACCAAAGATGGTTTCGTGGAGATCGTGGAGGAGTACacgagcgacgaagaggagccggggaaagaagaacaaaggCAGAGGCCGGTTGTGGCCGAGAGCGTCGACTCCCAGGAACTAGGCAGCGGCGAGTCGACTGCTGtccgtcgtctctcgctttcacCCTCACCAGAGCGAGGCCCAGGTCCCGCGATGAGCGTTTCAGAGGGAAACGAATTTGATGCGTATTCCAGAGCCTCGGTCAGCCTCGCGAGAAGCACCGAAGGCGCCGGCAGGGGAGGTGAGAACAGACCGACAAACGCAGGACATCCTGTCGGTTCGTCGCCAGGCGGCAAACCGGAGCCGCCTTTGGATGCTGCAGCGGAAAGGAGCAGACGCGGATCGACCTCGGCAGGCACAGAGAAgttgtcgccttctcccgcttgTCCGTCAACTTCCTCGCTGTCAGCGTCTGGTGGTGGATTCGgcgccgagagaggcgacggcgaaaaGGCTCGTTCTGCGTGCTCGTGGTCTCCCGCAGTGGCAGAACGCATTGTGGAGCGGAGCGCCAGAGACGAGCGGGGAGACGCACCGGAGGCGGGAcgcttgcatgcgcaagtgaagaacgagagcagcgtgaaaagaggagacgacaggAGTCCGGGATGCAGTccgagagcagagaacacGAAACCAGAAGACGCACAACCGACCAAGAAAGTCTCGCTTTTCAAAGCTCTGAGGCAGCATCCACAGTGCTAG
- a CDS encoding DEAD/DEAH box helicase domain-containing protein (encoded by transcript TGME49_203840), whose translation MAAAELSVTPSGKQGGGDANPKKIAVMGIQRQCSSFFISPSLSCSDASRVSPSTLAPPASSAAPQVPISHRSSLFSYPRASDPRAFFRGLCMQCRMPHQLLLATRKRTVRAAQVSIPSLHQPPAVLLLGVSPPSSPRYVSSLSSASSPSSAASPSSSSSSLTSLPFLRHVCLFLRPSTSPSTYLRSSSRRPHLSPSFTGLSSHVAPPCWMPPRLHPRPSPPSVLPTLRPFRSPLSLVSSAVSFQSPACRTLLLAGGFGAVSLSHGLREAARGMATKETRGSPRDAEHGGERRDIGGYFGGFAGTHRGLGFSVPPRPPDPDMTSVSRPSHPTSSSSISVSSSSPSSPSSPSPSSCVSDSSPTFVLRPPTEADFSESEALGLGTAFKPPTALDSFPLPPSSSVPPSHASSVASALPASPASSEPSLAWCSSAGQSLEARFPSFASLDLHPVLVERLKQLGVETPTATQISAFLLIDKGRDCVVVDRTGTGKTLAYLLPFVNKVYKLHDILLLAQVGVGPSSGTQVLAGDEQPGQGEARQARGNTASSPVPFEEEANGCDSSSGERAHRESRESSRVKPKSVGRMLQDQLLRCQEEVIARHAALSPAPQVWESLRAPIPRSPSSASHEANSADLSSAYGDALQAVGISPDSPNPLGALRPAVLLLPTHDMVIDALHTLRRLDVLGRLQIQCLSGVERNVKERTAGARDEEARDLRELRRTFRRRPDGEKLARDARDGAEANEAETGDRGDRGRDVGPEARARPERNGRTREGGARREEPWASAGMGERGDAALERAETDEGRRVRGEEGNGGGDESAVWKGQVLRKPRMTADGMVVTETRPFSEKKIKNIHEVHVRGSERSGVRESWRSQALHGDGAAAESNRPTAPLEADADSRSCEALEEESDDDEHPFEVCSLPVLHKPRIRWGAVDLVISTPHLFLEDLERFRGENLQPSMLILDEADELLRARGSRTLLMDILGYCRPRVPVPAPHTAKRALPDFPPCQVVFSGATLASLGPCSPGVMLIERFGNAFEVSPRSRHQLRDEVKQLWIRLNAERLAELLSLAQPPWRVNEGGEDDEDARPSSQWRTAEGRSLQRGLEAVGEVRGGGRARPRRVRGGLITGSALEEARKKEFVLLGGNLPVYLKRRNQPSDEAVALASRLVAETSADTTVKRKLRQQVSWDHRVDILLALLAAFPVDRTVVFVNSVDRCIRLFDFFRDRGWPVVSFHRKMSMKHRSRALARLLAASSGGDSLQGDSGSEEDGEDQFAAEGSGGGARQSGQGRIEELLPASLMIATDLACRGLDLQGVQHVINFDFPTDAMAYIHRAGRTCRRPSSHMDGTERRSPFCLVSNLVSDDDFPLASSLYFLQKERQNLERTFSRKASFKARYIRHREAEKKRKAGENERRPGEGDAEAEGESAKSKKDAYTDDIEQLWSQMYRMQFERKATGARVRGIRDEDNGLPRMPTEAGGRYAERNGEKDTRGQSADTSSAASASLGRDRWRRLRRMRVEREESKRPERESLSYREAAASRRKQLVDRLLRGAVWSEDGRTACIEAPRSFFDEGESEVGTGEPSEELDGVASSRSDRHLLEPRRRSAGTRGKESDQDRRQGALGQKRKREDSFCSEEGGDAAQEQCCDPVAPTQSERQVHQGGKPRGAGTSRALQMRAALFDDDSEDEDDRLPPWPHSAQQSHSISSPSPSRASVFRRDSPSLPKATGAAGEAGASKSSVERATRVSAGNKVWTEEEYDQFVVRRFETYQGGRPSRARGVDSRLASVTRLHQKAAEMRTKMLMNNLGANDDFFDEDLKV comes from the exons ATGGCGGCAGCGGAGCTTTCCGTCACGCCGTCTGGGAAGCAAGGCGGCGGTGACGCGAATCCGAAAAAGATAGCGGTGATGGGAATCCAGAGGCAGTGTAGTTCTTTCTTcatttctccttctctctcttgttctgaCGCTTCTCGCGTGTCTCCCTCTACTCTGGCCCCCCCCGCGTCCTCAGCGGCCCCCCAAGTACCCATTTCTCACcggtcttctcttttttcttaTCCTCGAGCTTCGGATCCCAGGGCCTTCTTTCGCGGCTTGTGCATGCAATGTCGGATGCCACACCAGCTGTTGCTGGCAACACGAAAGAGAACAGTCAGGGCAGCCCAAGTTTCGATCCCTTCTCTGCATCAGCCTCCCGCTGTTCTCCTCCTTGGTGTCtctccgccgtcttctccAAGATacgtctcctccctctcttctgcctcttcgccctcgtctgccgcttctccctcgtcttcgtcttcttccttgacttctctcccttttttgcgtcacgtttgtctctttctccggccgtcgacttctccttccacgTATCTCCGTTCTTCGTCACGCCGCCCGcatctttctccttctttcactggtctctcctctcacgTCGCGCCGCCTTGCTGGATGCCGCCGCGCCTCCATCCTCGACCGTCGCCCCCGTCAGTACTTCCGACGCTGCGCCCCTTCCgctcgccgctgtctcttgtctcctcggctgtctcctttcaATCTCCGGCTTGCAggactctgcttctcgctggtGGCTTCGgcgcggtctctctctctcacggTCTCCGGGAGGCCGCTCGGGGAATGGCGACAAAGGAGACGCGGGGCAGCCCCCGAGACGCAGAacacggaggagagagacgtgACATTGGGGGATACTTTGGAGGCTTCGCTGGAACCCATCGCGGCTTAGGCTTCTCCGTACCACCCCGGCCGCCTGACCCTGATATGACATCCGTGTCTCGGCCAAGTCACCccacttcctcttcctctatttctgtctcttcttcctctccttcctctccttcgtctccgtccccTTCCTCTTGTGTGTCGGATTCTTCTCCGACGTTTGTTCTCCGTCCTCCTACGGAAGCGGATTTTTCGGAATCGGAGGCCTTGGGTCTCGGTACAGCCTTCAAGCCTCCGACTGCTTTGGATTCGTTTCCTTTGCCGCCCTCCTCATCAGTGCCTCCTTCACacgcttcttctgtggcgTCTGCTCTGCCGGCTTCGCCGGCTTCTTCAGAGCCGAGCCTTGCCTGGTGTAGCTCCGCGGGCCAGTCTCTGGAGGCGAGGTTTCCGTCGTTTGCGTCTCTCGACCTCCATCCGGTGTTGGTGGAGCGGCTGAAGCAGCTGGGGGTCGAGACGCCGACAGCGACGCAGATCAGCGCGTTCCTCCTCATCGACAAGGGGCGCGACTGTGTAGTCGTAGACCGCACTGGAACGGGGAAGACGCTCGCGTATCTTCTGCCGTTTGTGAACAAAGTCTACAAGCTGCACGACATCTTGTTGCTTGCGCAAGTCGGCGTAGGGCCTTCATCGGGGACGCAGGTACTTGCCGGAGACGAGCAGCCTGGCCAGGGCGAAGCGCGACAGGCCCGGGGAAACacggcgtcttcgcctgtccccttcgaggaagaggccAACGGCTGCGACTCCagcagtggagagagagcacaTAGGGAAAGCCGGGAATCATCCCGAGTGAAGCCAAAGTCCGTAGGACGCATGCTTCAAGATCAGCTCCTCCGATGCCAGGAGGAAGTTATCGCCAGGCATGcggctctgtctcccgcgcCGCAGGTCTGGGAATCACTTCGTGCGCCCATTCCTcgctcgccttcgtctgcctcgcaTGAAGCGAATTCTGCCGACTTGTCGTCTGCCTACGGCGACGCCCTGCAGGCTGTGGGCATCTCACCCGACAGCCCCAATCCGCTCGGGGCTCTGCGCCCcgccgtccttctcctccccacCCACGACATGGTCATCGACGCGCTCCACACGCTTCGGCGGCTGGACGTTCTCGGTCGCCTGCAGATCCAGTGCCTCAGTGGCGTAGAGCGAAACGTGAAGGAGCGCACAGCTGgtgcgagagacgaagaagcccGCGACCTGCGCGAGCTGCGCCGGACCTTTCGGAGGCGGCCCGACGGCGAGAAGCTGGCGCGAGACGCCCGCGACGGAGCTGAGGCGAACGAAGCTGAGACAGGTGACCGGGGAGACAGGGGCCGCGACGTCGGACCGGAGGCAAGGGCGAGGCCTGAGCGGAAcgggaggacgagagaaggcggcgcaaGGCGAGAGGAGCCGTGGGCGAGCGCGGGGATGGGTGAGAGGGGCGACGCGGCTCtagaaagagcagagacagacgaagggCGCAGGGtccgaggagaagaaggcaatggAGGTGGTGACGAGTCTGCGGTTTGGAAGGGCCAGGTTCTAAGGAAGCCGCGAATGACAGCCGACGGGATGGTCGTGACCGAGACGCGACCTttcagcgagaagaagatcaAAAACATCCACGAGGTTCACGTCCGTGGAAGTGAACGTTCCGGGGTACGCGAGTCGTGGCGGAGTCAAGCGCTTCATGGCGACGGCGCCGCCGCTGAAAGCAACAGACCAACGGCGCCGTTGGAGGCGGATGCGGACAGCAGGAGCTGCGAAGCActtgaggaagaaagcgatgATGACGAGCATCCATTTGAAGTCTGCAGCCTCCCTGTCCTTCACAAGCCACGCATCAG ATGGGGCGCCGTCGATCTAGTCATCTCCACGCCACATCTGTTTTTGGAAGACCTCGAGCGGTTTCGCGGGGAAAATCTACAGCCTTCGATGTTGATTTTGGACGAAGCCGACGAGCTTCTCCGAGCCCGTGGCTCCCGAACGCTTCTCATGGACATCCTCGGCTACTGCAGGCCTCGCGTCCCCGTTCCTGCTCCTCACACTGCAAAACGCGCC CTCCCCGACTTCCCGCCTTGCCAGGTCGTTTTCTCGGGCGCGACGCTCGCTTCTCTGGGTCCCTGCAGTCCAGGAGTCATGTTGATTGAGCGGTTCGGAAATGCCTTCGAGGTTTCTCCGCGCTCGAGGCACCAGCTGCGTGACGAGGTGAAGCAGCTATGGATTCGCCTGAACGCAGAGCGCCTCGCCGAGCTCCTGTCTCTGGCACAGCCGCCGTGGCGAGTCAATGAAGGCGGCGAAGATGACGAGGATGCGAGACCCTCGAGCCAATGGCGTACGGCCGAGGGCCGGAGCCTTCAGCGGGGTTTGGAGGCCGTAGGCGAGGTCCGCGGCGGCGGTCGAGCTCGGCCGCGGCGCGTGAGAGGCGGCTTGATCACTGGTTCTGCTCTCGAGGAGGCCAGGAAGAAGGAGTTCGTGCTGTTGGGCGGGAACCTTCCCGTTTACTTGAAGCGAAGAAACCAGCCCAGTGACGAGGCAGTGGCTCTCGCGTCGCGACTCGTAGCCGAGACCTCGGCCGACACCACCGTGAAGCGAAAGCTGAGGCAACAGGTGTCTTGGGACCACCGCGTGGACAtccttctcgcgctcctcgccGCGTTCCCTGTAGACCGAACTGTCGTCTTCGTGAACTCCGTCGACCGCTGCATACgcctcttcgacttctttcgGGACCGCGGATGGCCCGTCGTCAGCTTCCACCGAAAAATGTCCATGAAACACCGGAGCCGCGCCCTCGCGCggcttctcgccgcttcctctGGGGGCGACAGCCTccaaggagacagcggaagcgaggaagacggcgaggacCAGTTCGCTGCTGAAGGGTCCGGCGGCGGGGCGCGACAAAGCGGGCAGGGGCGAATCGAGGAACTGCTGCCGGCGTCGCTCATGATCGCGACGGACCTTGCGTGTCGAGGACTCGATCTGCAAGGGGTCCAGCATGTCATCAACTTTGACTTCCCGACCGATGCGATGGCCTATATTCACCGAGCTGGACGGACCT GTAGGCGACCTTCGTCACACATGGACGGTACAGAGCGCAGATCTCCCTTCTGTCTGGTCAGCAACCTTGTGAGTGACGATGATTTCCCGCTCGCGTCGTCGCTGTATTTCCTTCAAAAGGAACGTCAAAACCTGGAACGAACCTTTAGTCGCAAGGCATCCTTCAAGGCGCGTTACATACGCCacagagaggccgagaagaagcggaaggcaGGTGAGAACGAGAGGCGGCCAGGCGAGGGCGACGCTGAAGCCGAAGGCGAGTCTGCTAAGTCCAAGAAGGACGCCTACACAGACGACATCGAACAGTTGTGGAGCCAAATGtaccgcatgcagtttgaGCGGAAGGCGACTGGTGCCCGAGTCCGAGGGATCCGAGACGAAGATAACGGTCTACCCCGGATGCCAACTGAGGCAGGTGGAAGGTATGCGGAGAggaatggagagaaagacaccaGGGGCCAGAGCGCCGATACCTCATCAGCCGCATCGGCGTCTTTAGGTAGAGACAGATGGAGGCGCCTTCGACGTATGCGAGtggaacgcgaagaaagcaaGCGCCCCGAACGCGAGTCTCTGAGTTACcgagaggcggcagcgagTCGGAGGAAACAGCTCGTCGACCGATTGTTAAGGGGAGCTGTCTGGAGTGAAGACGGAAGGACGGCATGCATTGAAGCGCCCCGGTCATTCTTTGACGAGGGTGAGTCTGAAGTAGGCACGGGTGAGCCTAGTGAAGAATTAGATGGTGTAGCGTCTTCCCGATCGGACAGGCACCTTTTAGAGCCCAGAAGACGCTCAGCAGGGAcccgaggaaaagagagcgatCAGGATCGTAGGCAAGGCGCCCTtgggcagaagagaaaacgcgaagacTCGTTTTGTTCtgaggaaggcggagacgcagctCAAGAGCAGTGTTGCGATCCGGTGGCTCCAACACAGTCCGAGCGGCAGGTGCACCAAGGTGGAAAACCACGAGGTGCAGGCACCAGTCGCGCGCTGCAAATGCGGGCAGCCCTGTTTGACGACGacagcgaggacgaagacgacagacTTCCTCCGTGGCCACACTCAGCTCAGCAGTCACATtccatttcttctccttcgccttctcgggcGTCCGTCTTCCGTCGCGACAGCCCCTCGCTCCCGAAGGCGACGGGAGCCGCTGGCGAGGCAGGCGCCTCGAAGAGCTcggtggagagagcgacgagggtGTCAGCAGGCAACAAAGTGTGGACTGAAGAAGAATACGACCAATTCGTTGTGAGGAGGTTTGAGACATACCAAGGCGGCCGGCCCAGTCGAGCCCGGGGCGTCGACTCACGTCTTGCGTCGGTGACTCGGCTCCACCAAAAGGCGGCAGAAATGAGGACCAAGATGCTCATGAATAATCTCGGCGCAAACGACGACTTCTTTGACGAAGATCTCAAAGTTTAG